The window TCTTTGGATGTCGGAGAGCAACCGTCAAGACCTGTGGAATTAGGTCAGCCACATATGGATAAAACAATACCTTGGGATTTAAATAGAACTTCACTACCCATTCTTTCCTTTTTGTTATTTTCTGCAATTCCTTGGAGTTGTGTAGAGAATAATAGATCTCACTGAGCAACTCTAACCAGATCTTAGATGAGATACTTTTCATAAAATGCTCTTTTCCAAAGATTGGAATACTATGAATCAGGTGGTAATCCTCTAATAACGCCTCTTGAACTATATGTTTGTTCATTCCAGAGCCTCTGAAAAGCTCTTCAATCTCGAATCCTAACTTACATACAGGGCATACGCTTGTTCCACAAGTTAAAAGTAACCAGGTGTCTGTGAACTTAGCTTTCAGGATACTACTAACTTTTTCGTGACTCTCAATTGGCTCTCCGGGTTCCCCACAGAGAGCACATAACTCGTCACTATGAAGGTCACTACTTAGAGATTTTACAACTTTGTCTAAGTCCACATACTCAAATGCATTCTTTCGCTTTTTCTCGGACAAAGATTGCTTTAGGTCGCTGAGCACATCATCAAGGAGATACTCTAAGGACAACGAACCAAACCCGGCATCCACATAGAGCAAATATGCATCCTGAGATCCAGTGAGATATACTGTGGACAAGGCCTTTCCAAAGGGGACTTTGACTCCACGGATAGCCTTTGCCTTTGTATCCACATCGAGCACTACTTCTGTTCCCTCGTAGTATTCAAAGTAGAAAGCATCCTTATGGAATCGGGATGGAAGAGGTATTACCATCATGTTGTCTTTAACCTCAATTCTCCAGTCATTCTCTTTTATTATCCTTCCAGCGTCTTCGAGGGTGTCAGCACTATTAACTGGCCTGTACTCGTAACGTATTCTTGAAACACCCAGAATTTTCTGAAATCTCTCTGAGTATTTTTCACTCAATGTCTTGGCGAGCTTCTCTTTTAGGAGGGCTAAGATGAACATCCTGTACTTTCCTAGGACTCGTAAATGATGAACCACAGTATATTCTCTCTGAGTTGGCAAAATAAACGGAACACTCGTTTCTAATGTGGATATAAGCTCGCTATTCTCAATCTGGCATATTTCATTACAGTTTTTCCTTTTGTGGTGCCATTGTGAGATGTTAGCAACGTTAGAGATATTGGTTGAGTCATCGAACTCAGATAATAATTGTGAATACAGATCAGGATCTGTTATGAAATGATACCATTTGCCATTTTTGAAATCAAACACTGGCTTAAAATAGTCGTGAATTAATGCCGCCAAAACCACATCCGGAGAGTTAAATTTCAGAGAAGCCGTAGCAACGGCGATCAGATGGTGAGTTAGCTCATCCAAGTGAGGTAAACCACTTATTGGGTCAGTTCTGGCTATTGTGCCTTTGATTAGAGCAGAATTGGGCTCAGAACTTGAAGTCTCTATAAGTTGCATGGTTGAATGCTTGTTAGATTTACTTCTTGATTTACGAGGCGTTGGCCTTCCAAAGTTTTCAAAATACACATCAAGGGACCTTTCCTTCCCGATCTCTTTCACCTCCTTTCCAGCGCCTTTTTACTTTTGACTTTCGCCTCTCATCAACCTTCACCATCCCAAATCCGATCGAGTTCTTCTCTCCGAAGCCGGCCTGGTAGCCAACCCTCAGCAGACCCTCGTCGCCGTAGGCCCTAAAGACAAGATGCCACGCGATCTGGAATATCCCCGGCTTGACCTCAAAGCGCTTGGGCTTGGCGTTGAGGACCTTCATCTCAAACTCTTCTGGCGGCTTGCTCCCGTGCAGGATAACATATTTCTCGCGCAGATTCTCTTTGATCAGCTCGTAGAACTCCGGCTCGTTGGGGCCAAGGTCATAGCTCCTCGGCTTCCCGAACTGGATCCTCTTGGTTGTCACGGCTATCGGTGAGAGGGTTACGAACTTCTTTCCACTCAGCTTTCGCGGCTCGGCGAGAGCTTGGACTTCCTCGACCGTGAACTTCTCGCCCCAGAGTTCTACCTCAGGATTCTGGAGCAGGCCGCCGATGAAGGCTTCAGCAATCTCGGCGATGGGCGTCGAGAAGTAGAAAAAGCCACGCTTGTAGCCCAGCAGAGAGCTCTTGTCCTCAGCCAGCTCGCGCCTTTCTGCCATGAAGAGAGAATACGTGAACAGCTTCGGAACCTTGGGGGCGTGGAGACGTAGGCTGAGGTCAGGGTTTACGCGCTGGATGCGCCTGTATATCAAACCTTGGAGCTTGTGCTGGTGGTTGAAGGGTATTCGGAACGGTTCATTCTCCGGGCGGAGTCTTATTGCAAAGCGCACGGTATCACCTCATCCATTGGTACAATAAAATATACAGACGCACGGAAAGATACGACTTCAAACCTTATAACTTTTTCTCACGGTTTGGAGTACAAAGAGAAGTTCACCGAAAACTCTTCCACTCAAACAAAACATGAGTAATAGAAGAAAAGGGCCGAAAGCTCAGAGAAGCATCCTCGCGTCAACGGCAACCGCGCTGTCCTCGTAGGCGAAGATCGGGTTGATGTCGAGCTCCTTGATCTCCGGAAGCTCAAGGGCGAGCTCGCCGACCTTGACGATTATGTCCGCGAGAGTATCGATGTCCACCGGCTTCTCACCACGGGCTCCGGCGAGGATCGGGTAAGCCTTGATCTCCTTTATCATGTCGAGGGCTTCCTCCTTGGTTATCGGGGCAACACGGAAGCTGACATCCTTAAGGATCTCAACAAAAATTCCACCGAGACCGAACATGATGGCCGGGCCGAACTGTGGGTCGCGGATCATACCGACGATGACCTCCTTGCCGAGCGGGAGCATCTTGTAGACGATGACGCCCCAGAGGTCGGCGTCCGGCTTGTAGTTCTTAGCGTTCTCCATGATGGTTCTGAAGGCCTGTCTGGCCTCCTCATCGTTCTTGATGTTGACCTTAACTCCACCCGCGTCGCTCTTGTGGATGATCTGCGGAGAAACGATCTTCATAACGACCGGATAGCCGATTTCCCTTGCGAACTGAACGGCCTCCTCCTCGTTGGTGGCGACTTTGAAGTCCGGAACGGGGACACCGTAGAGCTTGAGTATCTCCTTGGCTTCCGGCTCGACGAGCTGCCTGTTTTCAGCCTTCGCCTTCTCGATTATCTCCCTAGCCTTTGCAATCCTGTCCATACCAATCACCTCATCAGCTTGACAGTTGTGAATCTCTCGGGAGAGTTAAAAGGGTTTCCATTTGCCAACCTTTCGTTATCGGCTCGGTTTGAAGCGATAACCGGGGTATAAATACTATGCCGCCGAAAGGGATATAGGTGATTGCGATGAATAGAAAAATGATCGCTGGACTCGGAGGAATTTTAATTCTGATTCTGGCGGTTTTCTCGTTTCAGGGGGAGAAGGCCATGGATGCCAACACCACGGTTGTCCTCTACAATTCTGTCCGGATTGGGGTTATTGAAGAGACCATTGAGCTCGACCTGAATGAGGGGATTAACGATGTTCCCCTTGAGGAACTGGCCGGGCTGAACATAGCAGAGGTCACGATAAGGCCTCTCGACGAGGGAGTTAGAGTCTTAGGGATTTTCAGTAAGAGCTCCACTGGAGACGTTTACAGCGCCAACGTTGGAAGCGATGTTGAGGTCAAGCTGGGGAGCGGCGATACCGTTACCGGAAAGTTCCTTGGCATCAAGAACGGCAAGCTTGCCATTCAGGGCGATGCATACTACCTTATTAACCCGAACGAGGTGGTTTACTTCAAAGCTGAGACCTGGGGGGCCTTGAGCGTTTATGCTGCTATTCAGGCTGATGCAGCCGGCAAGTACCGCTTCGACGTAATATACCGTGTGGCAAACATGAGCTGGTCCTCTCGCTACAAGCTCTACATTGGGGATACCGCCAAGCTCTACGGTTATATCGTGATAGACAACCCCACTGCCCAGGCTTTTGAGGGTGCGAGGGTTCTCCTCGTTGCCGGTGATGTTCAGCTTTATCAGCAGGCCTTCCCGCAGCCGAGGGTTCTCTACGAAAAGGCCGAGATTGGTGTGGTAGAGCCGGGTGAACCTGAGAAGATAGAGGCATTTTATCTGTACAAGCTCG of the Thermococcus onnurineus NA1 genome contains:
- a CDS encoding acetate--CoA ligase family protein, translating into MDRIAKAREIIEKAKAENRQLVEPEAKEILKLYGVPVPDFKVATNEEEAVQFAREIGYPVVMKIVSPQIIHKSDAGGVKVNIKNDEEARQAFRTIMENAKNYKPDADLWGVIVYKMLPLGKEVIVGMIRDPQFGPAIMFGLGGIFVEILKDVSFRVAPITKEEALDMIKEIKAYPILAGARGEKPVDIDTLADIIVKVGELALELPEIKELDINPIFAYEDSAVAVDARMLL
- a CDS encoding DUF4139 domain-containing protein gives rise to the protein MNRKMIAGLGGILILILAVFSFQGEKAMDANTTVVLYNSVRIGVIEETIELDLNEGINDVPLEELAGLNIAEVTIRPLDEGVRVLGIFSKSSTGDVYSANVGSDVEVKLGSGDTVTGKFLGIKNGKLAIQGDAYYLINPNEVVYFKAETWGALSVYAAIQADAAGKYRFDVIYRVANMSWSSRYKLYIGDTAKLYGYIVIDNPTAQAFEGARVLLVAGDVQLYQQAFPQPRVLYEKAEIGVVEPGEPEKIEAFYLYKLGIVDLSPSSKMVFPYISFEAPFEREYLYESYTYCGEGAVYESISFKTDDVLPAGVVEIYRETEDGTLLIGERMIEHTPEGDMLRIGIGRDYDLKGSTVLLEERHAESYYYYKVKVTLENFGEKTKTIIARHYKWGKIISSSIEPISERANYVEFKVTLKPGERKEITSDYESRY
- the cas6 gene encoding CRISPR-associated endoribonuclease Cas6, yielding MRFAIRLRPENEPFRIPFNHQHKLQGLIYRRIQRVNPDLSLRLHAPKVPKLFTYSLFMAERRELAEDKSSLLGYKRGFFYFSTPIAEIAEAFIGGLLQNPEVELWGEKFTVEEVQALAEPRKLSGKKFVTLSPIAVTTKRIQFGKPRSYDLGPNEPEFYELIKENLREKYVILHGSKPPEEFEMKVLNAKPKRFEVKPGIFQIAWHLVFRAYGDEGLLRVGYQAGFGEKNSIGFGMVKVDERRKSKVKRRWKGGERDREGKVP